The following are encoded together in the Flavobacteriales bacterium genome:
- the panC gene encoding pantoate--beta-alanine ligase: MSNPTTLVITTAAEMSTFSRQKKVAGETVGFVPTMGALHEGHMALVRESRKNNDVTVVSVFVNPTQFNETSDLDNYPRTFEADLKLLSEVGADVMFFPNALEIYPTNETKTYEMDGLDLMMEGPNRPGHFNGVVQVVTRLFDIVMPDSAYFGEKDFQQLAIVKYMSDKLGYATKIVGCPTTREVSGLAMSSRNVRLSESGKERAIAISRSLREIRSHFAEQDSALDLVLYDARKSLSESEGLELEYLELVDPVTLAQATNDSLQIQACVAAWIEGVRLIDNMQVK; this comes from the coding sequence ATGTCAAATCCCACCACGTTGGTGATTACCACTGCGGCAGAAATGTCAACTTTTTCGCGGCAAAAGAAAGTCGCTGGAGAAACGGTTGGGTTTGTTCCCACCATGGGGGCTTTACACGAGGGTCACATGGCGTTGGTCCGCGAGTCTAGAAAAAACAATGACGTGACGGTGGTATCCGTGTTTGTGAATCCGACACAATTCAATGAGACCTCAGATCTGGATAATTACCCGCGAACATTCGAAGCAGACCTTAAATTACTTTCCGAAGTAGGGGCAGATGTGATGTTCTTTCCGAATGCGTTGGAAATATATCCAACAAACGAAACCAAAACGTACGAGATGGATGGATTGGACCTGATGATGGAAGGTCCCAATAGACCAGGGCATTTCAATGGAGTGGTGCAGGTGGTCACACGTCTTTTTGACATTGTAATGCCCGACTCAGCTTACTTCGGTGAAAAGGATTTCCAGCAATTGGCCATCGTTAAATACATGTCAGACAAACTGGGTTATGCGACCAAAATCGTTGGATGCCCAACTACGCGCGAAGTGTCAGGTTTGGCAATGAGCTCGCGCAATGTGCGACTTTCCGAATCTGGAAAAGAGCGAGCGATAGCTATTAGTCGGAGTCTCAGAGAGATCAGATCTCACTTTGCAGAACAAGATTCAGCGTTGGATCTAGTGTTGTATGATGCAAGAAAATCGCTTAGTGAAAGTGAAGGGCTCGAACTTGAATATCTTGAATTGGTAGATCCTGTAACATTAGCTCAGGCCACGAACGATTCACTCCAAATTCAGGCTTGCGTTGCCGCTTGGATAGAAGGTGTTCGACTCATTGATAACATGCAAGTGAAATAA
- a CDS encoding glycogen/starch synthase has translation MSQKERVLFVSQEVVPYLPESHIGKIGRHLPQGTQERGREIRTFMPRFGCINERRNQLHEVIRLSGMNLIIDDTDHPLIIKVASIQPARMQVYFIDNEEYFQRKFFMNGKDGKFFTDNDERAIFFCRGVIETVKKLGWAPNVIHCHGWMTALLPFLIKTVYKDDPLFENSKIVYSVYNDAFEGSLDARMAEKVKFDTLTDEDVTAFADATYLGLTKAAIKYADAVIIGNEELTPEAAAAITGADKPMLGFKDEDNYLDAYSEFYTEVLANESVLAD, from the coding sequence ATGTCGCAAAAGGAGAGAGTGCTGTTCGTATCCCAAGAAGTTGTACCATATCTACCAGAAAGTCACATAGGAAAAATAGGAAGGCATCTTCCGCAAGGAACCCAAGAGAGGGGTCGGGAAATAAGAACATTCATGCCTCGTTTCGGCTGCATCAACGAACGAAGAAACCAATTGCACGAAGTGATTCGTCTTTCAGGAATGAATCTGATCATTGACGATACGGATCATCCATTGATCATCAAAGTTGCTTCCATTCAGCCTGCTAGAATGCAGGTTTACTTCATAGACAACGAAGAGTATTTTCAGCGAAAATTCTTCATGAATGGTAAAGACGGTAAGTTCTTTACTGATAATGATGAGCGCGCCATCTTTTTCTGTCGTGGTGTAATTGAAACGGTTAAGAAACTTGGATGGGCACCGAACGTTATTCACTGTCATGGTTGGATGACTGCTCTTTTACCATTTCTGATCAAAACTGTCTACAAAGACGACCCATTGTTCGAGAATTCTAAAATCGTTTACTCGGTTTATAATGATGCTTTTGAAGGATCGTTGGATGCTAGAATGGCTGAGAAAGTGAAATTCGACACGCTTACGGATGAAGACGTTACTGCCTTTGCAGATGCTACATATTTGGGTCTGACAAAAGCTGCTATCAAATATGCTGATGCGGTGATTATCGGAAACGAAGAACTTACACCTGAAGCGGCTGCTGCCATTACAGGAGCAGACAAGCCAATGCTTGGTTTCAAGGATGAAGACAATTATCTGGATGCGTATTCTGAGTTCTACACAGAAGTATTGGCAAATGAGTCAGTGCTAGCTGATTAA
- a CDS encoding DUF4270 domain-containing protein, translating into MDLIRKYLLLGLMAMVMLNACKEPDGIGLEVLPDGEKMPIAWDETFSIEARTVYYDSVQTSGLQSGTYLIGDFGDPIFGRVTSTFYGQFQLPTTNPEFSSQAVCDSIILNLVYLGAYGSIDKLKGTMRFGVYELAQDLYDTRDSTYYSTSDITLGTQLADVTFRPDLYSEVPAGADTLPPSLRIALDRDLGDRILRSTNLASDDIFWEEFEGLCVKSLASTMPDGFGSILYFNIASTNSRLEMYYHDEADTTEMMFNIVNPNGIHTRFQHEFPSEITTAVADSTVAGANTLYIQSMAGLRMKLDIPYLTELNQLGAVAINKAELVVPIDESVITEFGYPEKLSITGIDSSGNSTILTDFFEGTDYYGGVYDSENKEYVFNIARYVQYVLNHPEKPNYGLYVVNSGNAVNARRGVFNGPNHPDKPLKLRMTYTIIE; encoded by the coding sequence ATGGATCTTATCAGAAAGTACTTGCTATTGGGCCTGATGGCCATGGTAATGTTAAACGCGTGCAAGGAACCTGATGGTATTGGTCTTGAAGTGCTACCTGATGGGGAAAAAATGCCCATCGCATGGGACGAGACATTTTCCATTGAGGCTCGGACGGTATACTATGACTCTGTTCAGACATCTGGGTTGCAATCTGGGACTTATTTGATCGGTGATTTTGGCGATCCTATATTTGGGCGTGTAACATCAACGTTCTACGGGCAATTCCAATTACCAACTACGAATCCTGAATTCAGCTCACAGGCTGTGTGCGATTCCATTATTCTGAACCTCGTTTATCTTGGGGCATACGGAAGCATCGACAAATTGAAAGGAACAATGAGATTCGGTGTGTATGAACTTGCGCAGGATCTGTATGACACGCGTGATTCTACCTATTATTCAACCTCTGACATTACATTGGGAACGCAGCTGGCCGATGTAACTTTCCGTCCTGACCTGTACTCTGAAGTTCCAGCTGGTGCAGATACTCTGCCACCATCTCTACGGATTGCGCTAGACCGAGATCTTGGAGACAGAATTCTTCGCTCCACAAATTTGGCTTCTGACGATATTTTCTGGGAAGAATTTGAAGGTCTTTGCGTGAAGTCACTGGCATCAACCATGCCTGATGGTTTTGGTTCTATCTTGTATTTCAATATTGCTTCTACGAATTCTAGACTTGAAATGTACTACCATGATGAGGCTGACACCACGGAGATGATGTTTAATATCGTCAATCCGAATGGTATTCATACTCGTTTTCAACATGAGTTTCCAAGTGAAATTACCACTGCTGTAGCCGACAGTACCGTTGCTGGCGCCAATACGCTCTACATTCAGTCAATGGCGGGTCTTCGGATGAAACTTGACATTCCATACCTGACCGAATTGAATCAATTGGGCGCTGTGGCAATCAACAAGGCAGAGCTTGTAGTTCCGATTGATGAAAGTGTTATTACAGAATTCGGCTATCCTGAAAAGTTGAGCATTACCGGCATCGATTCAAGTGGAAATTCAACCATTCTAACTGATTTCTTCGAAGGAACCGATTACTACGGTGGAGTTTACGATTCCGAGAATAAGGAGTATGTATTCAATATAGCGCGATACGTTCAATATGTGCTCAATCATCCAGAAAAACCTAATTACGGCTTGTATGTGGTCAATTCTGGTAATGCCGTTAACGCTCGCAGAGGGGTTTTCAATGGTCCGAACCATCCCGATAAACCCCTAAAACTAAGAATGACTTACACCATTATAGAATAA
- the glmS gene encoding glutamine--fructose-6-phosphate transaminase (isomerizing) produces MCGIVAYIGKQEAYPILIKGLKRLEYRGYDSAGICLLNTQLNVYKCKGKVSDLEKFASGMDISGSIGIGHTRWATHGEPNDVNAHPHYSGNERLAIIHNGIIENYDSLKKELAKRGHVFKSDTDTEVLIHLIEDVQANENLQLAEAVRVALTQVVGAYAIAVLDKTDSNVIIGAKKGSPMVVGIGADKKEFFLASDATPIIEYTKEVVYLEDEQIVELRVGQDPVIRSIENEVFTPYIHELEMKLEALEKGGYEHFMLKEIFEQPRSISDSMRGRYHVNAGTVSLGGIIDYEQKMANAKRIIIVACGTSWHAGLVGEYLIEDLARIPVEVEYASEFRYRNPIITEEDVVIAISQSGETADTLAALELAKSKGATIIGVCNVVGSTISRVTDAGSYTHAGPEIGVASTKAFTSQVTVLLLMALRLAHKRGSIPESRFHRILAALEKIPAQVEETLQSADLVKYIACQYKDARNFLYLGRGYNFPVALEGALKLKEISYIHAEGYPAAEMKHGPIALIDEEMPVVVIATSKGSYEKVISNIQEVKARKGKIIVVVTKGDTSAAELADHVIEIPDTEEELVPILASVPLQLLSYYIAVMRGCNVDQPRNLAKSVTVE; encoded by the coding sequence ATGTGTGGAATTGTTGCTTACATCGGAAAACAGGAAGCGTACCCAATTCTTATAAAAGGCCTTAAACGGCTTGAATATCGTGGTTATGACAGTGCTGGTATCTGTCTGCTGAACACTCAGCTCAATGTCTACAAATGCAAAGGCAAAGTATCTGACCTGGAAAAATTTGCGTCCGGCATGGACATTTCGGGTTCGATCGGAATTGGTCATACCCGTTGGGCCACCCATGGAGAGCCAAATGATGTAAACGCCCATCCTCACTATTCCGGTAATGAGCGATTGGCCATCATTCATAATGGAATCATCGAGAATTATGACTCGTTGAAAAAGGAATTGGCCAAACGCGGACATGTTTTCAAAAGTGATACGGACACGGAAGTGCTCATCCATTTGATAGAAGATGTACAGGCGAATGAAAACCTCCAATTGGCAGAAGCCGTGAGAGTTGCCTTGACGCAAGTTGTCGGAGCTTATGCCATTGCAGTTTTAGATAAGACGGATTCCAATGTGATCATTGGAGCCAAAAAAGGAAGTCCGATGGTAGTGGGAATTGGAGCAGATAAGAAGGAATTCTTCCTTGCTTCTGATGCTACACCGATTATCGAATATACCAAAGAAGTAGTTTATTTAGAAGACGAGCAGATAGTTGAACTACGAGTTGGCCAAGATCCGGTAATACGATCTATCGAAAACGAGGTGTTCACACCATACATCCATGAATTGGAGATGAAGCTGGAAGCGTTGGAAAAAGGCGGATACGAACATTTCATGCTCAAAGAAATATTCGAACAACCGCGCTCAATATCTGACAGTATGCGCGGTAGATATCACGTAAACGCTGGCACTGTCAGTTTGGGTGGGATCATAGACTACGAACAGAAAATGGCCAATGCCAAACGCATCATTATTGTGGCGTGCGGAACATCTTGGCATGCAGGTCTTGTAGGCGAGTATTTGATTGAAGATCTAGCTCGAATTCCTGTTGAAGTGGAATATGCGTCAGAGTTCAGATATAGGAATCCTATCATTACTGAGGAAGATGTTGTCATCGCCATTTCACAATCTGGAGAAACAGCAGATACACTTGCTGCTCTTGAATTGGCTAAATCGAAAGGAGCAACAATCATTGGCGTCTGTAATGTTGTAGGTTCTACAATTTCAAGAGTTACCGATGCGGGTTCTTACACGCACGCTGGTCCTGAAATTGGTGTAGCTTCAACTAAGGCATTCACATCTCAGGTTACTGTTTTGTTGTTAATGGCGTTGAGATTGGCACATAAAAGAGGTTCCATTCCTGAATCGCGATTTCATCGCATTCTTGCAGCTCTTGAAAAAATACCCGCTCAGGTAGAAGAGACCCTTCAATCGGCAGATCTTGTCAAATACATTGCTTGTCAATATAAAGATGCACGCAACTTTTTATACCTCGGAAGAGGCTACAATTTCCCTGTTGCGTTGGAAGGTGCTCTGAAACTCAAAGAGATCTCTTACATCCATGCTGAAGGTTATCCTGCCGCGGAAATGAAGCACGGACCAATTGCACTTATTGATGAGGAAATGCCCGTTGTTGTGATTGCCACTAGCAAAGGTTCTTATGAGAAGGTGATCAGCAACATTCAGGAAGTGAAAGCCCGAAAAGGAAAAATCATTGTTGTAGTTACCAAAGGAGATACATCAGCAGCAGAATTGGCCGATCACGTAATTGAAATACCAGATACGGAGGAGGAATTGGTTCCGATTCTCGCTTCAGTTCCCCTTCAATTATTATCGTATTACATTGCGGTGATGCGCGGATGTAATGTTGATCAACCTCGGAATTTGGCCAAATCGGTTACTGTAGAATAG
- a CDS encoding nucleoside deaminase: MELSVFSDEHFMKEALKEAHKAFERDEVPVGVVVVANKRVIARTHNLTEALNDVTAHAEMQAITSAADYIGGKYLKGCTVYVTLEPCVMCAGALFWSQADAVVYGASDEKRGFSTVGNLLHPKTKLKSGVMADDCADLLRLFFQKKRK; the protein is encoded by the coding sequence ATGGAGTTAAGTGTGTTTTCTGACGAGCATTTTATGAAGGAGGCCTTGAAAGAGGCGCACAAGGCATTTGAACGGGACGAAGTGCCTGTGGGCGTGGTGGTGGTGGCCAACAAACGTGTGATTGCCCGAACTCATAATCTGACAGAAGCATTGAATGATGTGACGGCCCATGCCGAAATGCAGGCCATTACCTCAGCGGCCGATTACATTGGTGGCAAATACCTGAAAGGCTGCACCGTTTATGTAACGCTCGAACCCTGTGTGATGTGTGCCGGAGCCTTGTTCTGGAGCCAGGCCGATGCGGTTGTCTATGGTGCCAGCGATGAAAAGCGCGGCTTCTCTACTGTTGGCAACCTCCTTCACCCCAAAACGAAGTTGAAGAGTGGTGTAATGGCTGATGATTGTGCCGATCTGCTCAGGCTGTTCTTTCAGAAGAAGAGGAAATAG
- the aspS gene encoding aspartate--tRNA ligase, which yields MHRSHTCGELRAEHIGSEVTLSGWVQRGRDLGGMTFIDLRDRYGITQLAFNLDVNKELCMQARSLGREFVIKVTGNVAERESKNKNMLTGDVEIIVNKLEVLNSAKTPPFTIEDNTDGGEEIRMKYRYLDLRRGKMRKNLELRHRLSIETRKYMDEHGFLEVETPYLIKSTPEGARDFVVPSRMNAGQFYALPQSPQTFKQLLMVSGFDKYYQIVRCFRDEDLRADRQPEFTQLDCEMAFVEQEDILNMFEGLTRHLFKTVKGIELEQFPRMEYADAMRLYGSDKPDIRFGMQFVELNEVAKGQGFGVFDNAELVVGINVKGGNVFTRKQIDELTEFVKRPQIGATGLIYCRHNDDGTLKSSVDKFFAEDKLADWSCALSSEAGDLMFVMAGMEEKVRKQLSELRLHVAAMQGLMDPAVFAPLWVVNFPLLEWDEETNRFHAMHHPFTSAKPEDLHLMEKEPGKVRANAYDMVINGTEIGGGSIRIHDRGQQKHMFDLLGFTEEEAKNQFGFLMDAFEFGAPPHGGLAFGFDRLSAIFGGQKDIRDFIAFPKNNAGRDVMIDSPSVISEEQLKELGIRTTALK from the coding sequence ATGCATCGTTCACATACTTGCGGAGAATTAAGGGCAGAACACATCGGTTCTGAAGTGACATTAAGCGGTTGGGTCCAACGTGGCCGCGACCTTGGCGGAATGACCTTTATCGACCTCCGCGATAGATACGGCATCACGCAATTGGCCTTCAATCTTGACGTGAATAAGGAACTCTGCATGCAAGCACGTTCTCTGGGTCGCGAATTCGTGATCAAGGTAACCGGAAACGTGGCCGAGCGCGAAAGCAAGAACAAGAACATGCTTACAGGCGATGTAGAAATCATCGTCAACAAATTGGAAGTGCTGAACTCAGCCAAAACGCCTCCTTTTACCATCGAAGACAATACAGATGGTGGCGAGGAGATCCGGATGAAATACCGCTACTTAGACCTTCGCAGAGGGAAAATGCGCAAGAACCTGGAGTTGCGTCACCGTCTTTCCATCGAAACACGGAAATACATGGATGAACATGGCTTTCTGGAAGTGGAAACGCCTTACCTCATCAAAAGCACTCCCGAAGGAGCACGCGATTTCGTAGTGCCATCACGCATGAACGCAGGACAATTCTACGCCCTACCGCAAAGCCCACAGACCTTTAAGCAATTGCTGATGGTTTCGGGTTTCGATAAATACTATCAGATCGTTCGTTGCTTCCGCGATGAAGATTTAAGAGCGGACCGTCAGCCAGAATTCACACAGCTAGATTGTGAAATGGCTTTTGTAGAGCAGGAAGACATTCTGAACATGTTCGAAGGCCTGACCCGTCACCTGTTCAAAACCGTAAAAGGGATTGAATTGGAGCAATTTCCACGTATGGAATATGCCGATGCCATGCGCCTTTATGGTTCAGACAAGCCGGATATCCGCTTCGGAATGCAATTCGTAGAACTGAACGAAGTTGCCAAAGGACAAGGTTTCGGAGTATTCGATAATGCTGAGTTGGTGGTTGGCATCAACGTGAAAGGCGGAAACGTTTTCACTAGAAAGCAGATCGATGAACTGACCGAATTCGTGAAACGACCACAGATCGGAGCCACGGGCCTCATCTATTGCCGTCACAACGATGACGGAACCTTGAAGAGTTCTGTCGATAAGTTTTTTGCAGAAGACAAACTAGCCGATTGGAGTTGTGCCCTAAGTTCTGAGGCAGGCGACCTGATGTTCGTGATGGCCGGAATGGAGGAGAAAGTGAGAAAGCAACTCTCAGAGTTACGTCTTCACGTGGCAGCCATGCAAGGCCTGATGGACCCCGCAGTGTTTGCCCCACTGTGGGTGGTCAACTTCCCATTATTGGAATGGGACGAGGAAACCAATCGTTTCCATGCTATGCATCATCCGTTCACCTCGGCCAAACCAGAAGATCTGCATCTGATGGAAAAAGAGCCAGGGAAGGTTCGTGCCAATGCCTACGATATGGTCATCAACGGAACAGAGATAGGTGGAGGGTCCATCCGTATTCACGATAGAGGTCAGCAAAAACACATGTTCGATCTGCTCGGATTCACCGAAGAAGAGGCTAAGAACCAATTCGGATTCCTGATGGATGCCTTCGAATTCGGAGCACCGCCACATGGTGGTCTTGCTTTCGGATTTGACCGCCTTTCGGCCATCTTCGGAGGTCAAAAAGACATTAGAGACTTCATCGCATTCCCCAAAAACAATGCAGGACGAGACGTGATGATCGATTCACCATCGGTGATTTCGGAGGAGCAGTTAAAGGAGTTGGGGATTAGAACCACTGCACTTAAATAA
- a CDS encoding glycosyltransferase, with protein sequence MAVVSVVIRTYNEEKHLYELLRAVSDQKSLHTIEIVMVDSGSTDKTLQIANSFGVTLVNIKKSDFTFGRSLNFGCNAAKGDYLIFISGHCIPENNQWIVNLVKPFENPEIAMSYGRQIGTDDTKFSEHQIFAKYFPEYDKIPQEGFFSNNANSAIRKSLWKELPFDEELTGLEDMYWSKEMCNRGFKIAYSSKAAVYHIHEESWRQVRIRYEREAIALQAIMPEIHLSIWDFMRYVTAGVFSDVSKALEQKKLLGNFFSIVAFRTCQFYGSYRGNHEHRKLSKHRKETYFYPTK encoded by the coding sequence ATGGCAGTAGTAAGTGTAGTTATCAGAACCTACAACGAAGAAAAACATCTTTATGAGTTGCTACGGGCCGTTAGCGATCAGAAATCGCTTCATACTATTGAGATTGTCATGGTCGATTCTGGTTCAACCGATAAGACCTTACAGATTGCCAACTCATTCGGAGTAACCTTGGTCAATATTAAAAAGAGCGACTTTACATTCGGACGCTCCTTAAACTTTGGCTGCAATGCGGCTAAAGGCGATTACCTCATTTTTATTTCTGGTCATTGTATTCCAGAGAATAATCAATGGATTGTCAATTTGGTCAAACCTTTTGAAAATCCTGAGATTGCTATGAGCTATGGTCGTCAGATAGGAACAGATGACACCAAGTTCAGTGAGCATCAGATATTTGCCAAGTATTTTCCAGAATATGACAAGATACCGCAGGAAGGATTTTTTAGCAACAATGCTAACTCCGCTATTCGAAAATCGCTTTGGAAGGAATTACCTTTCGATGAAGAATTGACTGGACTTGAAGACATGTATTGGTCTAAAGAAATGTGCAATCGAGGTTTTAAGATTGCATATAGTTCGAAGGCTGCTGTTTATCACATCCACGAAGAAAGTTGGAGGCAGGTAAGGATCAGGTATGAGCGAGAAGCAATTGCTCTCCAGGCAATCATGCCAGAGATTCACCTTTCCATTTGGGACTTTATGAGATACGTGACGGCTGGCGTTTTTTCAGATGTTTCCAAGGCTTTGGAACAGAAGAAGTTACTTGGAAACTTTTTCAGCATCGTGGCTTTCCGTACCTGTCAATTCTACGGTTCGTATCGTGGAAATCATGAACATCGCAAACTGTCAAAGCATAGAAAAGAGACTTACTTCTATCCAACCAAATGA
- a CDS encoding MBL fold metallo-hydrolase: MKGLNITALGQTGYLMEYANTRILIDPYLSEYVADKYGVHLKRMSPSAISPAELMDIDIILITHAHEDHCDPLTLNALILNNPSARIFGSYNCLDILKENDIDTTSFHVSDDASGVKTGDTDISIVALPSAHTKLEYNEHGNSKFLGYLIRFGDIVLYHAGDTIPHEIITERLSTKTIDWAFLPINEQNHFRDREGIIGNMSPKEALLWAKELRVKNLIPTHWDTFEPNSTDPDELNLLYEKGQYDFNLKWLEIDKSISINLL, translated from the coding sequence ATGAAAGGATTGAACATAACGGCTCTCGGACAAACGGGATACCTGATGGAATACGCGAATACGCGAATTCTAATTGACCCGTATTTGTCTGAATACGTTGCAGACAAGTATGGCGTTCATTTGAAACGAATGAGCCCCTCAGCTATTTCCCCCGCTGAACTGATGGATATTGACATCATTCTCATTACCCATGCGCACGAAGATCATTGTGACCCACTGACGCTCAATGCACTCATTCTGAACAATCCATCTGCGCGGATTTTCGGAAGCTACAACTGCCTTGATATACTGAAGGAAAACGATATTGATACGACTTCCTTCCATGTTTCGGACGATGCTTCAGGTGTAAAAACAGGAGATACAGACATCAGTATCGTAGCTCTGCCATCTGCCCACACCAAGCTTGAGTATAATGAACATGGGAATTCCAAGTTTTTAGGTTACCTGATCAGATTCGGTGACATTGTTCTCTATCATGCTGGAGACACTATACCACACGAAATAATAACGGAAAGGCTGTCAACCAAAACAATCGATTGGGCATTTCTTCCAATCAATGAGCAAAATCACTTCAGAGATAGAGAAGGAATTATTGGCAACATGTCGCCAAAAGAGGCATTGCTTTGGGCCAAAGAACTTCGGGTTAAAAACCTTATCCCAACTCATTGGGATACTTTTGAACCGAATTCAACCGATCCAGACGAGTTGAATCTACTTTATGAGAAAGGACAATATGATTTCAACCTGAAATGGTTGGAGATAGATAAATCAATTTCAATCAATTTATTATGA
- a CDS encoding acylneuraminate cytidylyltransferase family protein has translation MTYKTVALLPMKANSERVVGKNFKNFAGKPLFKWVLEALLAVDEIEKVIINTDARHILADNGLVETDRIIIRDRPIEIQGDFVSMNRVIEDDIKNVASESYLMTHTTNPNISANTFAKAIEEYQKGLAAGFDSLFSVTKQQTRFYREDGSAVNHDPNVLLRTQDLEAWFEENSCLYVFSNKAFEQTNARIGKKPMLFETPRFESIDIDDAQSWKLAELVKKSLLNG, from the coding sequence ATGACGTATAAAACAGTTGCGTTGTTGCCAATGAAGGCAAACAGTGAGCGCGTAGTAGGAAAAAATTTCAAAAATTTTGCTGGAAAACCATTGTTCAAATGGGTGTTGGAAGCGCTTTTGGCGGTTGACGAAATCGAAAAAGTAATCATCAATACAGACGCGCGGCACATCTTAGCTGACAACGGCCTTGTTGAAACTGATCGCATTATTATCCGCGACCGACCAATTGAAATTCAAGGCGATTTTGTTTCCATGAACAGGGTTATTGAAGACGACATCAAAAACGTTGCGTCCGAATCTTACCTCATGACGCATACAACCAACCCAAATATCTCTGCAAACACCTTTGCAAAGGCAATAGAAGAGTACCAAAAAGGATTGGCAGCAGGATTCGATAGTCTATTCTCTGTAACGAAACAACAGACCCGCTTTTATCGCGAGGATGGAAGTGCAGTGAATCACGACCCAAATGTGCTTCTCAGAACACAGGATCTAGAAGCTTGGTTTGAGGAAAATTCTTGCTTGTACGTATTCTCAAACAAAGCTTTCGAACAAACAAATGCACGTATAGGTAAGAAACCAATGTTGTTTGAAACACCACGCTTCGAGTCTATCGACATTGATGATGCTCAAAGTTGGAAACTAGCAGAATTGGTTAAAAAATCACTTTTAAACGGTTAA
- a CDS encoding phosphoglycerate dehydrogenase — translation MKVLVTCPPMLGMIDEFRDQFAEKGIELIAPNVVQTLSEEQLMEILPGVDGWIIGDDPATERVFEAGKKGNLKAAVKWGVGVDNVDFKACEKLGIPIINTPNMFGAEVADIAVSYVIGLARETYAIDRGVRNNQWPKPAGISLTGKHVALVGFGDIGKAVAKRLHAFDMFVHVYDPLAEKRSEDLVRYGFDTWPNGLGACDFVVTTCALNQHTKHMINQETLSLMKNDVRIVNVSRGPIIDENALINAIESGKVHSVGLDVFEVEPLPQDSKLRTYDKAIFGTHNGSNTKDAVMRASHKAISLLFGFLKV, via the coding sequence ATGAAAGTTCTTGTCACATGTCCCCCCATGTTGGGAATGATAGACGAATTCAGAGATCAATTTGCAGAAAAAGGCATTGAGTTGATTGCTCCGAATGTAGTGCAAACACTTTCTGAAGAACAACTGATGGAAATACTTCCTGGTGTTGACGGTTGGATAATCGGTGACGACCCCGCTACCGAAAGAGTGTTTGAAGCTGGCAAAAAAGGAAACCTTAAGGCTGCGGTAAAATGGGGAGTTGGCGTTGACAATGTCGATTTCAAAGCCTGCGAAAAACTCGGCATTCCAATCATAAACACTCCAAACATGTTCGGAGCAGAAGTGGCTGATATTGCCGTTTCTTATGTAATTGGTCTTGCGCGCGAAACTTATGCCATAGACAGGGGTGTACGGAATAACCAATGGCCAAAGCCTGCTGGCATATCATTGACAGGGAAACACGTTGCATTGGTAGGATTCGGAGATATTGGGAAAGCTGTTGCAAAGCGTCTTCACGCCTTCGATATGTTCGTCCATGTTTATGATCCACTTGCCGAAAAACGATCAGAGGACCTCGTGCGTTACGGTTTTGACACATGGCCAAACGGACTTGGTGCCTGTGATTTTGTGGTTACTACTTGTGCCCTTAACCAACACACCAAGCACATGATTAATCAGGAAACTCTTTCTCTGATGAAAAATGATGTGAGAATTGTGAATGTATCAAGAGGCCCAATCATTGACGAGAATGCGCTGATTAATGCAATTGAAAGCGGGAAAGTTCACTCTGTAGGATTGGATGTGTTTGAAGTTGAGCCTTTACCGCAAGATTCAAAACTACGAACGTATGATAAAGCCATTTTTGGAACTCACAATGGTTCGAACACCAAAGATGCCGTAATGAGAGCAAGCCATAAAGCTATCTCGCTACTATTTGGATTCCTCAAGGTTTAA